From Camelus dromedarius isolate mCamDro1 chromosome X, mCamDro1.pat, whole genome shotgun sequence, one genomic window encodes:
- the LOC116150954 gene encoding ferritin heavy chain: protein MPAGPSQGRQNYHPDCQGASNSPVTLELHASYVCLAMAFYFDRDDVALKHLARFFLRRSRHLGERAESLMPLQNQHRGRLCFHDIRKPDRDAWESGLRSMQCTLRLEKRVSQSLLDLHQLASDKSDAHLCHFLQSHCLNQQVEFIKELGDHITTLCKMGTLKVGMAEYLFNKLTLG, encoded by the coding sequence ATGCCCGCCGGGCCCTCGCAGGGGCGCCAGAACTACCACCCCGACTGCCAGGGCGCCAGCAACAGCCCCGTCACCCTGGAGCTCCACGCTTCCTACGTGTGCCTGGCCATGGCCTTCTACTTCGACCGCGACGACGTGGCCTTGAAGCACTTGGCCCGCTTCTTCCTGCGGCGCTCGCGGCACCTGGGGGAACGGGCCGAGAGCCTGATGCCCCTGCAGAACCAGCACAGGGGCCGCCTCTGCTTCCACGACATCAGGAAGCCAGACCGCGACGCCTGGGAGAGCGGCCTCCGGTCCATGCAGTGCACTTTGCGCCTAGAGAAGCGCGTCAGCCAGAGCCTGCTTGACCTGCACCAGCTGGCCAGCGACAAGAGCGACGCCCACCTGTGCCACTTCCTGCAGAGCCACTGCCTGAACCAGCAGGTCGAGTTCATCAAAGAGCTGGGGGACCACATCACCACCCTGTGCAAGATGGGGACCCTGAAAGTCGGCATGGCAGAGTACCTCTTCAACAAGCTCACTCTGGGTTAA